tgtcccctccaaattcaaGAGTAAAGATCAAATTCTTCTTAGTACTCAGTGTTGCTTGAAAGATGAGTTAGGACCTAATTCTCTGTCCTCTGACTAAACCTTGGGCCCTGCTAGGTGTGTCATTTTACCTTATTTAGTCATGTTACGTGGCCTTAGGTAAGCCATATCATTTCAGTTCCTCAGCAGGGGTAGTCAAGCATGCAAACTGAGATCACCGTTTCTGGCCTCAGACCAGTGATTTTGTAACTACTATCTATGTGACCTTACAAAATACATTACTTCAAGttcatttcctcacctgtaatacCCACTGTACAAGGTTGTAGCAGGAATtagtaagataaaaatatatgaaggGTTTGACATATAGTAGATGCTTGAAAGTATTTTTCTCCCAAttattataatacataaaatttaagtttttttctcaaaatagacCTTACCCATCATTAGATTTACAGAAAGACTCAGGTGAAGTAGTTTTCCAGACTTCTCATTTTAACTATTACTAAGGGAGCGCCTATTCACAAAGTATCTTAAGACAATTACATTTAAGATAGGGCAATGAGTGTTGTGCATCTATCTGCATTAAGAACTAGAAAGTGGTAAATAAGTGAGGGACAGCTAAAATACCATGAAAACTCACGGCAGAAAGAAATTGACTTCACCTTTTAGAGTTGAGGCACACAGAGAAAGGACGTAGGAGGTAAACCTAGAATGCTGCTAATGAGTAGTTTTTCTCTGCGTAGCCCACAGATTGAATACTTTCTCTTCTGCTTCACCATTTTGCAccacttttattattaaatttataaattagattgTAATTCCTGTTTCTAGTCTACTAGTTATTATCCGCTTTTGCAGGACATGCTCATTTTACCACCACTGAATTCCTCAGCACCTGATTAAAGTAACAGCTGTAATAAGAAATAACAGAAAGGATATTTGGACTTTGAGCTTAGTCCAACATTAATAGCATGGCTCTTGAGTCTGATTGATTTTGTTTAACTTCAGACTGGGCCTCTTACTTAGGTCAGTGATTTTTAGCGTTGCCAGATAAAACACAGGAcaccagttaaatttgaatttcagatggaCAAATAATTTTCAGTATAAATATATCCCATACAATATTTAGGGGATActtacaacaaaatattattgtttatctgaaatttcacTTTTAACTGGACGCTTggaatttttatttgctaaatccgACAACCCTAGTGACTTCTCTAATCATGTTTGCTTTCTGCAAATAGGGCTGAAAATAGTACCTTCTCCCTAGGATGATCTATATACAGAACGTTGCTCATGGCAAAACCTTAATTTACCTTGCAAATCACGATACTTTAGTAGAGACTTATGTTAAAACTCTGGGACAATGACCATGCCCAGGCACCCAAAAAGATGGTTACCTTTATTCGACGGTTTTCTAAAGAGCACAGAGAAAGTTCAATAGAACCCTAAACAAAGGTACAAACTGCGTTGAAAGATACGTAAATGTGCCTTTAATAGCACAAGGGTATCTTAGCCACATCACTGCAAACTGCAGTCTCCCTGGTTACGGGGAAAGCGGTAGTTCGGTCTCTGCGCAAGCGCACAGGGACTTCTTGGGTCcacgccccgcccctccccgccgGAGAGAGTCACGTGGGCGAGTCGTAGCTTTAGATAAGCGGCCAGCCTTGACACGTGACCCAAGCCCCAGCTTCGCGCAGGGATGGAGCCGGAAGAGGGGACGCCCTTGTGGCGGCTGCAGAAGCTGCCGGCCGAGCTGGGCCCGCAGGTGAGGGCGGGTACCGGGGGAAGCGGCGCGGGGCCTGGGCTTCGCGACAGCCCGGCGTGCGGATCAGGCCGGGTGCGACCCAGACGCCTTCGCAAGCTCCctagggaagggaggaggaaggggcgtGATTTCGGGTGGTTGGTCCCCGCCTTCCCAGGGGAGCCTAGGAGGACAGCTTGGGGCGCCACCCCCAGCCTAGAGGTGCAGCTCCGGGGGCTTTGCGCGCAGAAGCGCCCACACCAGACTGGGCTTTGAAAGCTTAAGTCGGTGTTTGCTGCCTCTTCGTATACGTTTTcttaattcattcaacacataacctcccaaaggctccCTACCTACCGGACAGCAGGTACAGAGCTAGGTGCTGGAATACAATGTGACAAAGACCGAAGCGGACCCTGCCCCCCTCCCTTGAGGGTGGTTGGAAGGAAGCGAAATAACTGGGCGAGTTACTTTCGTTAGGGTCGTCCCAAGAGGTGATGTACCCATTGACTTCCAGTCTATAAAAGAACCTGGCTTGTAAGAATCTGGAAAAAGCAACCACATTCATTTGTTCAGCCAGTTTTTCATTGAAGTCTACCATACATTGAGCGCCCCGATGGGATGAGGTAAATGGTGAGTGAGACACAGCCTGTGCCCTGGTGGAGCATCTTTTTTATAAGTCTCAATTTTGGCTTCCTGTTTCCTCTATTCCATTTATACTGGAGAAAGTGTGGAGGAGACAGAAAGGAATGAACTTACCTCCTGCCagggtcaagaaaaaaaaacacctaattcttttctttgtttttgcaaGTGAGGAACCTGAAATGTCAGCAGAAATTTTGGCTAACTTGCCCAGGATTGCCCATCcagttagtggcagagctggaacttATGCTCAGATCTATTGATTCTGAGTGTTTTATTGGCTTTTGGCTCTCCTTGTCTTCACTCTACCCATTTAGATAAGGCCCATAACCTTTACTACCATATATGTTGATGACTTCTAAATCTTTAGGTCCAGCCAAAAATTTCTTCCTCTATGGTTCAAGAATGccaggtaaaaaacaaaacaaaaccccaaaccaaaATCTCTTCCCTGAGTGTCAGGCTTCTGCCACAGGTACCTCAAATTCAGTATGCCCTTGCCTCAGCTCTTCTTTCCCCCTGGACCTACTCCTCCCGTAGCCTCATTTTCGGTTTGTGGCACCACCACTTTCACCCAGCCCCTCTCAACCTGACGTTCTAGGTTTCATCCATGGCCTCCCCTTTTCACATCTCTTCTACCTCTTTACTGCCTCCATTTTGAGTGTCCTCAACAATTTAAGCCCCTTAATCTTTAACTCCTTAACTGAAAATTGAGGCACCTGGGCTCAccctctctcttctcttacaTCTTCCAACCTGTtagcaaatatatggaaaaataatgcaaatgtgTGAATAGGTTGCTTCCCGGTTTAGCACAGAGTGAAGTCTAGGCTCTTTTGCTTTGTACACAAGGCCCTTTTTGATTTGGCTCCACCCACCTCTCCAGCCTTGTCTCCTGTCACCCCCTAGGCACCCCCCAAAATAACTTGCTTGTGTCTAGAAATGCACTTCTTCTCTCCTGTTTGCTTGGCCAACTACTCATCCTTTTAAGATGGACTTTTCCTTGCTTCCTCTCTGTGCTCCTTCGTaccttgtatatatttttattatgtccCCATCATTCTAAATTACATGTATTTGTATGTTTGCCTTTTTCGAATGGACTAAAGCTCTGTTATGGTAGGGCCTTATTtattctcagtttcctcatttgtaaaatagaaataataacaatggTTACTTCAGAGTTGTAGTGAGGATCAGTCCAGAGTGTGGTACCTAGTTAGGGCTCCATAACGGTAGCTATTATAGTTTCTTTGCCATTCAATAAAGTCATTTCCATGACCTTTGTCGTTAAATAAGGTCATTTCCATGACCTTATTTAATAACTGGGATGAAGTGTTCATTACATATTTGTGAATGAATAACAAACATATTCCAAAAAagataatgcttttatttttcagtttgagTTCTGGGTTTTTCTTTAGCATGGGGACAGTATAGGATAAGGTGTAGAGAATTTTGAATGGATTCAAAATTGAGTATGTTGATTTATggtaaataaaaattcagtttgtATAGTATATTAGCCACCATTTGGAAGCAGTTGCTTGTGTTCTGGCATGTGTGGTGTTAGAGGGAAGGAGTTATTAGTTAAAATGGGGTGGAATATGATTATTTCCAAGTTATTTGGTTCAAATACTCCTCTTGTAAGATACAAATAACTTCGAGAAAGATAACCTTATTAAATGTtaagtgcttagaatagtacTGGCATTGTGTTATCTCAGTTAATAGATGTTGAAGGCATGAattggaggaggaggagtagtGATAATAATTAGAATGGTAACGAGGGCTAGCAATGTCTACATGTCTTTGTACATGCCAGGAAGATGCCAAGTGATTTGCACGTATTCTTATTCCATCCTTACAGCAAGATTAAGAGAATAGATGATATCCTCATTTAACActtgaggaaacagactcagaacatttaaataaaacttgaaaatactgaaactgggatttgaactggATAGTTTTATTCCAAAATCCGTAGTCTTAATCACTATGCTCAGTTATACATGTGTTAAGCTTTCCGTTGCTGATATTAAGATACTAATAGGAtagaaaggaaagtaaaaaaagggaaaaagtacTGGAGACTTTCTGGGAATACAGCAAAAGTAACTgctgagctgggtgcggtggtgctcgtctgcagtcctagctacttgggaggctgagatgggaaaattgcttgagttcaggagttcaaggccagcctggacaacatagtgagaccctcaaaagaaaaaaaagtatgttgtGAAAATGGAGGGAAAGCAAAATGAAGCTTATAGGCCTACAGTAAGAGACTTTGATATAAGTCCTACCCTTTTGTTTGGTCATTGCTGTAAATATGATATCTTTTATATGtatcttccttttagttttttcatTAGGTAATTTTTATAACAAGATTATTTTAGCTTCTGAAGGTCAACATAATAATAGAAAGTCTAGGATTTTTATGAGttctaatttttaattagaaTAATCTTAAAAGTGGTTTATACATTTTAACTTAAGCTGGTCTTGCAGATAACATGAACATCTCCCAACATTTGTTTGTTAAGAGGAAGATAAATTTGTTTCATCATTTTACTTATAAgtacatttatttccttttttcttgctaGCTTCTTCACAAAATAATTGATGGCATTTGTGGTCGAGCTTATCCTGTGTACCAAGATTATCACACTGTTTGGGAATCAGAAGAATGGATGCACGTTTTAGAAGATATTGCCAAATTTTTCAAAGCCATAGTTGGTAAAAACTTACCTGATGAAGAGGTAACTTCTCTGCACATTTCTATAACTTACAATAAATAATGCTCAGGTTTCTCTGAGTTTTTTAGAGCAATGTATAATACAAGGGCTATCATCAGTAACAACAAATACCTTATAATTGTGAATGGAAAAATCTGTGGAAGTCCTAGGtttttgcagttttgtttttggttgtttttactcttttgtgaaacatttaaaacatacagaagaaaacaagaaattataTAACTGACACCTGCATTCACATTACCAGTTAAACAGGTGTTAACATTTTgcaatgtgtgtgtttgtttcagAAATAAAGCATTACAAAGATAACCTAAATTCCCTTATCCCCCTCCTGGATATCCCACTCTTAACTAGAGATCACCACTCTTGAAGGTGGTGTTCatgttttgtattatatattgtatgtatgttTGAATCTTTTAGTATATTGAAATTATTTGGGGTGTGTAAGTGTATAACTTgtaataaaatgtaacatttgtCTGCACttgtaaattgttttaaatgcAGCATTGTGTTTTACATTGATAAACATGGATCTAGTTAGTGTATTTTAACTCCTTGTAGTATTTGATGATAGGAATTAAATAGGATTTATTTATCTCCCTACTGACTAATGAATAGTCATTGCTTCTTTCATTATTACAAGtagtgctgctataaatgttCTTTTCATGTCTCCTTGTTCACACTCACACCAGCTTTTCTGGGGTAGATATCTTGAAGTGAAATTGCAtggtcggccgggcgcggtggctcacgcctgtaatcccagcactttgggaggccgaggcggacggatcacgacgtcaggagatcgagaccacggtgaaaccccgtctctactaaaaatacaaaaagttagccaggcgtagtggcgggcgcctgtagtcccagctactcgggaggctgaggcaggagaatggcgtgaacctgggaggcggagcttgcagtgagccgagatcgcgccactgcactccagcctgggtgacagagcgagacttcgtctcaaaaaaaaaaaaaaaaaagaaattgcatggTCATAGGATATCCTTCTTccactgaattgcttttgcatctttgtcaaaaattatttgagcTTGTGTAGGTTGCtcacttttctaaaaattaagtTATGTATGTTTGTCATTGATTTGGAtgatattctggatataagctCATTgttagaaatatgtattttaaatatcttctatTATGTGCTTGCCTTTTTACTCTCTTAATGGTATCTTTTGGTGAAACAAGTTATGAAATTTAACAAATCTACTTTGTCAATATTTCTTTTGCTAGCTAATACTATTAATGTTTTGTTTCAGAAATATTTGTGCTGAAGACATGAAGATTCTTGGATGTATTCTTGTAGAAGCTTGATTGTTTTAGCTCTCACATTATGTTACTGATGcattttgaattaatatttgtgtATGGAGTGGAGGTCAAGTTCACAATTTTCTACATTAATATCTAGTTGACCATTTATTGAAATGACCATCCTTGCCCCACAATATTGCTGTGCTGCCTTTATTGTAAATCAAGTGGCCCTATATTTGTGCCTCTGTATCTCAACTCTTCAATGTATTCCATTAGTCTACTTTTGTATATTTGCCAATGCTATACTGCTTTAATTACTGTAGAATTAAAGCTAAATTAAATTATGTCTTCATATCTGGTAATAGAAGACCTTCATTCTCATGCTTCTTCAGGAGTGCCTTGGCTATTATATTTTCGGATAACCCTCTAGAATCAACTTTTCAGTTTTAACCTACAAAcctgctggaattttgatagagatcatttatggggagaattgacatcttaacaacatTTAGCTTTCCAAAGTTAAGAACATGGGATAGCCCTCTATTTATTTAGATTAGCTTTAGTTTGTCTCTCtcgtattttgtagttttcagtgtcgagctcttgcaaatatttttatttctgagtcaATGATGTTTTTGATCTTTAATTTTTCAGTAGTTTTTTGCTAGTATGtacagttgatttttatatacctTGTGTCCCACAGCCTTTCTAAATTTGTTTACTGTGTCTAATTGTATACAGATTTTTTTGGGGGAGATTgtatataataattttctttttcaactttaacatctttcatttatttttcttaccttaGTGCATTGGCTAACACCAGTAGTcagtgtttcttttaaaaaagcagtcATAGTAGATATATGTCTATTCCTAACCTTAGGGAGAAAGTGTTTACTATTTCACCATTTAGTATGTTAGCTCTGTAATTTTATAGATATCCATTATCAGACTAAAGAAGCATCCTACAATTCTaactttgctgagaatttttaccatgaatggatattgaattttatgaaaCGCTTTTCCCTGAATTTATTATTGtttcttctctattttgttcatgtgatttttgaatgttaaactaAGGCTGCACTGCCAAAATAAACCCCACTTGATcgtgatgtattatcttttttttatatatctcTTGATTTGGAttgccaatattttgtttaggatttttacatctatatttgaGTGATCTTGGcctaggtgtttttttttcttttcctccctatAATACTCTTGTCAAGGTGTTAAGTTTTATTCTGGCCTCATGGAATGAATTGGGAaggatttttttcctgttctcaGGAAGAATAAGTGAgattgactttatttatttagtgttgTGCTACTTAATTTTCACACATTCAGAAATTTTTTGGTTACCTTTTCTCATTAGTCATAACTTCATTAcccagtaataaaaatataaacagtattatttaagttctttgagatcTGTCGTGGTTTGCCAAATGGCTCAGAATATGGTACGTTATGGTGAATGTTccatatacatttgaaaataatgtgtacagTTGTCAGGTGTAGTATTCTATATATTGCTAAGGTTAGGTAGAATGCAGTTTTTCAATTCTTCTATAtcctcattgattttttttcgtTTCTTTGTGTCAGCTATTGAGAGTTGTATTAATACCTCTAATTGTGAATGtggatttattcatttcttttagtaTTGCCAAATTTtgctgctttatatattttgaagctatgGTGTTAGGTGCAGAGGGATTTATGATTGTTGTGTCTTTCTGTTGAATTGCCCTTTTACTGTCGTTCTCTATTTCTTGTAATGCTTCTTGCCTAAGGGCTACATTGTCTGATATATTAAtacaagttgagtatcccttatttgaaatgcatggaaccagaagtgttttggatttcggATTTTTTTGACTTtgcaatatttgcattatactcaCCAGTGCAGCATCCCTActcaaaaaatctgaaatctcaaCTATTCAAATGAGTACTTCCTTTGAGCATCCTATCAGTGAGTAGAACTTTTCCTGTTTTGGGATTTGAGATACTCACCCTGCGTGGCGGTATCAGCTTTGGTGTTTTCCAGGTGTATTCATTTCCATGCTGCTGCTTCCATCAGTCCTTTttctttactgtatattttgcaGAAATTTGTTAAAACCTATTTTCTGGTTATTCATTCTCATCTTACTCTTTTTTATAGTTACAgaagtatttctctttttcttttactgttgCTTTAAAAGTGTGCAAAAGGAGAGTGGAattgtgtttttacattttaaacagaaagccccttttgcctgtttttatttttatagatatttcaGCAGTTGAATCAGTTGAATTCACTTCATCAAGAAACTATCATGAAATGCGTGAAAAGTAGGAAAGATGAAATCAAACAGGCTCTGTCAAGAGAAATAGTTGCTATTTCCTCTGCACAGCTACAGGATTTTGATTGGCAGGTAAAGGTAAGAGTCTAtgagtatgtgtattttttatttcattttttggataTAGAGAAATATctttataatatcatatatataaaatgtgttattttggGAATGTATTATCCCAAAGAAATATCAAAGATAGTTTAAATTACATCTTGA
This DNA window, taken from Pan troglodytes isolate AG18354 chromosome 3, NHGRI_mPanTro3-v2.0_pri, whole genome shotgun sequence, encodes the following:
- the COMMD8 gene encoding COMM domain-containing protein 8 isoform X1, with the protein product MEPEEGTPLWRLQKLPAELGPQLLHKIIDGICGRAYPVYQDYHTVWESEEWMHVLEDIAKFFKAIVGKNLPDEEIFQQLNQLNSLHQETIMKCVKSRKDEIKQALSREIVAISSAQLQDFDWQVKLALSSDKIAALRMPLLSLHLDVKENGEVKPYSIEMSREELQNLIQSLEAANKVVLQLK
- the COMMD8 gene encoding COMM domain-containing protein 8 isoform X2 codes for the protein MEPEEGTPLWRLQKLPAELGPQLLHKIIDGICGRAYPVYQDYHTVWESEEWMHVLEDIAKFFKAIVGKNLPDEEIFQQLNQLNSLHQETIMKCVKSRKDEIKQALSREIVAISSAQLQDFDWQLALSSDKIAALRMPLLSLHLDVKENGEVKPYSIEMSREELQNLIQSLEAANKVVLQLK